The following coding sequences are from one Seonamhaeicola sp. ML3 window:
- a CDS encoding OmpA family protein — protein MKKISILLVVALTFSCVSKKKYVAIEQENGQIKSELLKTRVAKEDLETKFAKIQTRVTEYNTKIESLKEDVDVLTEESDSKFETLKSGAVISNKAKEQMRATLAKVDPAKLSNAKTLKDSMNLAVAYNLEKVIDSNDIDEDEDIAVNINETVVMISISDKMLFNSGSYVVSSKADRILAKLADVIKSEPSLDVMVEGHTDSRGIHTEKITDNWDLSVLRATSVVRRLQHRFKVAPEQLIAAGRSSYQPITDNKTWKNRARNRRTRIVILPNIDKFFALMADEDTTLAENKILD, from the coding sequence ATGAAGAAAATTTCAATTTTATTAGTAGTTGCCCTCACTTTTTCGTGTGTCTCTAAAAAGAAGTATGTGGCTATAGAACAAGAAAATGGGCAGATTAAAAGTGAACTGCTTAAAACAAGAGTAGCTAAAGAAGACTTAGAAACTAAGTTTGCTAAAATTCAAACTAGAGTGACTGAATACAATACCAAAATAGAATCTTTAAAAGAAGACGTCGATGTCTTAACTGAAGAAAGTGATTCTAAGTTTGAAACGCTTAAAAGCGGTGCTGTAATCTCTAATAAGGCTAAAGAACAAATGAGAGCTACTTTGGCAAAAGTTGACCCTGCCAAATTAAGTAATGCCAAGACACTTAAAGATTCTATGAATTTAGCGGTGGCTTATAATTTAGAAAAAGTAATAGATTCTAATGATATTGATGAAGACGAGGACATAGCTGTTAATATTAACGAAACTGTTGTTATGATTTCTATTTCTGATAAAATGTTGTTTAATAGTGGTAGCTATGTAGTAAGTTCTAAAGCAGATAGAATTTTAGCAAAATTAGCCGATGTTATAAAGTCTGAACCAAGTTTAGATGTTATGGTTGAAGGCCATACAGATTCTAGAGGAATCCATACCGAAAAAATTACAGATAACTGGGATTTAAGTGTTTTAAGAGCTACCTCGGTTGTAAGAAGGTTGCAACACAGATTTAAAGTAGCTCCAGAACAGTTGATTGCTGCAGGAAGAAGCAGTTACCAACCGATAACAGATAATAAAACTTGGAAAAACAGAGCTAGAAACCGTAGAACACGTATAGTGATTCTTCCTAACATTGATAAGTTTTTTGCATTAATGGCAGATGAGGATACCACATTGGCAGAGAATAAAATTTTAGACTAG
- a CDS encoding DUF6503 family protein gives MKINSLLFVMLAISLQVYSQQITGKELLEKAILYHDPHNNWQDFEGTLDITMQIPNKLPRQSFITIDLPNQYFKSITKRDSLKIEMIISKKACSFALNDSENISEVDLKKYNLNCKRAELLKNYYTYLYGLPMKLRDPGTIIHPNVKRKSFKGKDYLVLRVTYNSEVGNDIWYFYFNPETYAMEVYQFYKTDKNSVQENNSGEYILLTEEELVNGIRMPKNRAWYYNKNDQLLGTDILN, from the coding sequence ATGAAAATAAACAGTTTACTTTTTGTTATGCTGGCCATTTCATTGCAAGTGTATTCGCAGCAAATAACTGGTAAAGAATTGCTAGAAAAAGCTATTCTCTATCATGACCCACATAATAATTGGCAAGACTTCGAGGGAACTCTTGATATAACGATGCAAATTCCCAACAAATTACCTCGTCAAAGTTTTATAACTATCGATTTACCGAACCAATACTTTAAGTCGATTACGAAAAGAGATTCCTTAAAGATAGAAATGATAATTAGTAAAAAAGCGTGTTCTTTCGCTTTAAACGATTCAGAAAATATTTCGGAAGTAGACCTAAAAAAATATAACTTAAACTGTAAGCGTGCAGAATTATTAAAGAATTACTACACGTATTTGTATGGTTTACCAATGAAACTTAGAGATCCAGGAACTATCATTCACCCAAACGTTAAGAGAAAGTCGTTTAAAGGAAAGGATTATTTGGTTTTAAGGGTAACCTATAATTCAGAAGTAGGTAACGATATCTGGTACTTTTATTTTAATCCTGAAACCTATGCCATGGAAGTCTATCAATTCTACAAAACAGACAAAAATAGTGTTCAAGAAAACAACTCCGGAGAGTATATTCTCTTAACTGAAGAAGAGTTAGTAAATGGTATTAGAATGCCAAAGAATAGAGCCTGGTATTATAATAAAAATGATCAGCTTTTAGGAACCGACATTTTGAATTAA
- a CDS encoding inorganic phosphate transporter: protein MDIYTFMIVALAVLAIADLVVGVSNDAVNFLNSAIGSKAVSFKTLMIVASVGVAFGALSSSGMMEIARKGIFVPGEFVFDEIMIIFMAVMITDILLLDFFNTLGLPTSTTVSIVFELLGASVCMAILKISADNSQSLLDLGNYINNEKAIEIILGILLSVVVAFSIGALIQYVARLLLSFNFNEKPKFYGAIFSGFAVTSIMYFILIKGIKNATFMNDSIKAFISGNTEIVLVGGFLFFTLASFALILFLKTNIYKIIIIIGTFALAVAFAGNDLVNFIGPTTGAYQAFQDYTEAHNTLGVLATEFRMDSLANKIHTPTYILLIAGLIMVLTLWFSSKAKAVVKTSVDLSRQDDVKERFEPNFLSRSIVRMTIAASDSINSMLPNAAKRVISKQFQKPVISAAIKKEDMPAFDMVRAAVNLMVASVLISIATSMKLPLSTTYVTFMVAMGTSLADRAWGSESAVYRVAGVLNVIGGWFMTALCAFVAAAIMALILYYGRGYALAALIAFAILVLVRNYLSHRKKSKELKEEDSLQRAESSSTQGVILESASNIANVINRSNRIYTNAVAGLATHDLKKLKKNKAQVEKLTDEIEDLKDNIYYFIKNLDEPSVNASNFYLSILRYLQDMAQSLGYISNTSYKHVNNNHKKLKFSQIRELKDIDITLEELFANTKNAFMSGSFDEIGAVLEKKHDIFNSISRKIQKQVERTRTEESSPKNTTLYFGVLLETKDLLTATISLLEEYYNSHDATVEPATAAASNNVEEEE from the coding sequence ATGGATATTTATACTTTTATGATCGTTGCACTTGCTGTTTTGGCAATTGCAGATTTGGTAGTTGGTGTAAGTAATGATGCTGTAAACTTCTTGAATTCAGCTATTGGTTCTAAGGCCGTTTCTTTTAAAACGCTTATGATTGTTGCTAGTGTAGGTGTTGCTTTTGGGGCACTATCTTCTAGTGGCATGATGGAAATTGCCCGTAAAGGTATTTTTGTTCCAGGAGAATTTGTCTTCGATGAAATCATGATCATTTTTATGGCCGTGATGATAACCGATATATTATTATTAGACTTTTTCAATACACTCGGTTTACCTACATCTACAACTGTATCGATTGTTTTTGAACTTTTAGGCGCCTCTGTGTGTATGGCGATTTTAAAGATTTCTGCCGATAACAGCCAGTCTTTATTAGACTTAGGCAACTACATTAATAATGAAAAAGCCATAGAAATCATTTTGGGAATCTTGCTCTCGGTGGTTGTGGCCTTTTCTATTGGTGCATTAATTCAGTACGTGGCGCGACTTCTGTTATCATTCAACTTTAATGAGAAGCCAAAGTTTTATGGCGCAATTTTTAGTGGTTTTGCGGTAACTTCAATAATGTATTTTATCCTTATAAAGGGTATAAAGAATGCAACCTTCATGAACGATAGTATAAAAGCCTTTATATCGGGTAATACTGAAATAGTTTTGGTGGGAGGCTTTTTATTTTTCACGCTAGCCTCTTTTGCATTGATTCTATTCTTAAAGACGAACATCTATAAGATTATAATTATTATAGGAACATTTGCTTTGGCAGTGGCTTTTGCTGGGAACGATTTGGTGAATTTTATTGGACCAACAACTGGAGCATACCAGGCATTTCAAGATTATACTGAAGCACATAATACATTAGGTGTTTTAGCTACTGAGTTCAGAATGGATAGTTTGGCAAACAAAATTCACACACCTACCTATATTCTGCTCATTGCTGGATTAATTATGGTATTAACGCTTTGGTTTTCCAGTAAAGCTAAAGCGGTTGTAAAAACATCGGTAGATTTATCACGTCAAGATGATGTGAAAGAACGTTTTGAACCAAATTTTCTATCCAGAAGTATTGTAAGAATGACCATAGCAGCATCTGATAGTATTAACAGTATGTTGCCTAATGCTGCTAAACGCGTTATTTCAAAGCAGTTTCAAAAACCTGTAATTTCGGCTGCTATAAAAAAAGAAGATATGCCGGCTTTCGATATGGTGAGAGCTGCGGTAAATTTAATGGTAGCGAGTGTACTTATTTCGATTGCAACTTCAATGAAATTACCTTTATCTACCACTTACGTTACTTTTATGGTCGCCATGGGTACTTCTTTAGCAGATAGAGCATGGGGAAGTGAAAGTGCTGTATATAGAGTAGCTGGTGTACTTAATGTTATTGGTGGATGGTTCATGACAGCTCTATGTGCTTTTGTTGCTGCCGCCATAATGGCCTTGATTTTATATTATGGTAGAGGTTATGCTTTAGCGGCTTTAATTGCTTTTGCCATATTGGTACTGGTTAGAAATTATTTAAGCCACAGGAAGAAATCTAAAGAACTTAAAGAAGAGGATAGCCTACAAAGAGCAGAGAGCAGTTCTACACAAGGTGTAATTTTAGAGAGTGCTAGCAATATTGCCAACGTCATTAATAGAAGTAACAGAATATATACTAATGCTGTTGCAGGACTGGCAACACACGATTTAAAAAAATTAAAAAAGAACAAAGCCCAAGTTGAAAAACTAACGGATGAAATAGAGGACTTAAAGGATAATATCTATTATTTTATTAAAAATCTTGATGAGCCAAGTGTTAATGCCAGTAATTTCTACTTAAGTATTTTAAGGTACTTGCAAGATATGGCTCAATCTTTAGGCTATATATCGAATACAAGTTATAAGCACGTAAACAATAACCACAAAAAATTAAAGTTTAGTCAAATAAGGGAATTAAAGGATATAGACATTACTTTAGAAGAATTATTTGCCAATACGAAGAATGCATTCATGTCGGGCTCTTTTGACGAGATTGGAGCAGTATTAGAGAAAAAACACGACATATTTAATTCGATATCACGTAAAATCCAAAAGCAAGTTGAGCGCACAAGAACTGAAGAATCCAGTCCAAAAAACACGACGCTTTATTTTGGCGTTTTATTGGAAACAAAAGACCTGTTAACAGCAACTATAAGCCTTTTGGAAGAATATTATAATTCGCATGATGCTACAGTAGAACCCGCAACAGCTGCAGCTAGCAACAATGTAGAAGAGGAAGAGTAA